In Leptolyngbya sp. BL0902, the DNA window TGGGAACAGCACAATGGTAGAGAAGAAGTCGAGGATTACCCGAAAACCCGCCCTACAGCCTGAGGCAATTGAAGGGTTTCTAGAACAACTGGGCACTGACCCAGAATCGGCACTGGCCACGTCCACACCCACTGCACCACCACCAACTCTGCTCCAAGAGGATGGCACCAAGAGCAGAGCCTTTCCCCATCGGCTGAGCGCTGACTTTAGTGCAGAGCAGTATAAGCGCTTGAAACGAGCTGGGTTCGAGACTAACCAACCGATGACCACGATTGTTAGAGAAGCCGTAGAAGATTGGCTTAAAGCACGTGGCTACTGACTCAGGCAAGTACGTATTCACTTATTCAAGTAAACACGTAGCCACTGATTCACGTGAGCACTTAATCCTTGAATCAAGTGAATACGTATTCACGTAGACACGTGAACAAGTGACTGTATGGCTAGCCCTGAAAGAATATGAGTCTTTGCCATGCCCACCCACCCGACGCTGTTTCCTGAAGACGCTCATTACATCGCCCTATTCAACGGACTCAAAAAGCGTATCCGCTCAGCCCAAGTGAGGGCAGCACTGGCCGTCAATCAGGAATTGACTCTGCTTTACTGGCAAATTGGGCGGGAAATCTTGACCAAACAGCAGCAGGAAGGTTGGGGCAGCAAGGTTGTTGCTCGCCTAGCCAAAGACTTGCGGCGAGAATTCCCTGAGATAAAAGGCTTCTCTCGCTCCAACCTCTTGTATATGAGGGCTTTTGCTGAAGCCTGGCTCGACAAACAAATCGTCCAACGCACCGTTGGATAATTTCCTACGCTTCGTCATAGGCGCAGCTAAGCGTTACCTAGGCCCATCTGGAGGGCCAGCTAGGAGCAGTCCCAAGACGTTGCTGGGGTCAACCAGGCCATTGAGCAGGTCACACACGCTCTCAACCAAGGTTTGAGGCGTATCCGCGAGGTCGATGGCTCCCCAAATAAGCCTAGCCACCTCTGGGGGCGGGTCGTCCCCAGAAAAATTATTACTTTTGCTATTAGAGTCCCCTAATAGTGTTTGTAATAATTCCCCAAAGCACCTGGACACATAGCCCTGACTGACTTTCGCCAGTTTGGCGACCGCCGCCTGAGTCACCTTGGCCCCGGTCTGCTGAAGGTGGGCCACAGCGGCCCGAATCGCCATCTCGGTTTTCTCTAGCTTGGTGGCCGCCGCGAGGGTAATGTCCTTGGCGGCGATAACTTCGACGGGCAGATCAAGCTCAAGGTTGGTGAGTAGGTAGACGGTGAGCGATGCCCCAGGACGACGGTTGGCCCGCAAGCGCCCGATGCCTTGGAGGATGTCCGCTTGGATTTTTCGGGTGAGCCATGGGGCAAAGTCTTCGGAGGCTTCGGGTTGTCGCCCCGTCATGCTTAGCCAGTCTGCCTCTAGGGCGGCTAGGTTAGGGCAAGGGGTACCGACCAGGACAAGGGTGCTAACCCCCTGGAAGGCATTGGAGCCACGGGAATCGCGCCACCAAGCTCCGTCGGCGTGGTCTGCGAACTTCTTGAAGTCGATGACCTTGGCCTTCTCAGTGTCCTTCAGGTGGGTCAGCAGTGCGGCAAGGCGTCGTTCTTGGTCGGCCCCCCGTTGCATCCCTAAGCGCCCAAGGTCAGTGACCTGGATGAGCTTTAGCTTGGCCTTGTGCTCGGTGGCCCGTTGTCGGGTGCAGTAGATGTCATCCACGTCGCAGCCCAGCATGAGGGCCAAGTCTTCACGGGAGAGGGTGGCATCGAGGAAGAGGGTGGCCTTCGCAGCCTGCACGATGTCCCGGTGTCGAGGGTTAGGGAGGGTAAGGGTGAGGGTATCGAAGGACAGGTGTAGTCGCCCCCGTTCCTTCAAAGCGGTCAGCAGGTCAGGAAGCCATTGTTTGGGCAGGGTTTCGGCCAGCGCCCGTCCTTGGTTGGGACTGTGGCCAAAGGTGGCTCGTAGGTTGATGGTGGTTTCACGGGGGCCATGCAGACCCGATGCGCTGCGGATATGAGTAGACCGCCCAGCTAGGTCAGACACTCGCAGGCCGTCTTCTAGTTCTGGATCGAGGATGTCGGTGAGGTCGCCTTCCAGTACGTCCCGCAGTGCCGCTAAGTCTACCTCTGGCACCGCTGGCAATGCCGCCAGGATGGTGGCATGGTCGAGTCCGTACTTACCTTGCTTGGCCTCAAACAGCAGCCGCAGGGCCGTTAGTAGGGGCCGTAGGGATTCGAGTAGGGCACTATCGGCCATCGCTAACCGTGCCAGGGTGGCTTCAACATCCGCAGCCGTCACCGCAACCGTTTTGGAGGTCGAGAACGATTCGGCAGGTTCATCCCAGATAGCGACGGTATCAGCCCAGCCAAAGTCATCACCGGGGGCGGCATCGGGATGAAGGCGCAGACGTGGGGCGGTTAAGCCTTGTTGGCGCTGGTGCAGGTAGCCGTAGCCGTTCCCTTCACTATGGCGGCAAGCGTCTTGGAGGGGACAGGTATTGCACACCACCGAGGCTTGGTCAGCTCCGTGGATGTTCTTGGCCCGCAGAACGTGGATCAGGTCAGTGCGCCCACAGTTGGCAGGCACAACCTTTTCATCACCACGCCCTGCCCGTTTGAGTCGGGTTAAGCCATCGGCCTGGGCTTCACGGGTAAGGCCGTTATGGCGTCCGTGGAGGTCGGGCCATTGGGCCAAGGTGGGAGCGGTGGGGGCATAGTGCCCAGCACTGAGATAGAGCAGTTTGGCAACGCCAAAGTCCTCCGGGATGGCCAGCCCGGTATCGTGGGATTTGCCTGCCCCGGTACCCGACTGGTCGAGGATGTAGCGATAGCCGTTGGCAACGGCATCTTTCCAGGTGGCGAGGCGCTGTCCGGGTTCGTATTCGTGGCCAGCGTAGGGTTCATGCCCTAGGGCTTTTTTGAGGGCGTTGGCGCTGTCCTGGGGCGTGAGTTTGCGGGTCAGGCGTTGGGCAAGGCGTTCGGCCCAGGAATTGCGCCTTGGTGTCGTCACTACTGGAGCCATGTCCTCAAATTCGGCCCAGGTCAGCCACTTGGCCCCGTGGTAGGTGTCGGGGCTGATTTCATCCACATCGCCATGGACTTTCTCGGCTTGGCCCCACCAGCGAACCTGTAGCGTTATGCCCCAGCCTTCTAGTAGGGATGCCAGTTTGCGGTAGGCCCCCAGGACATTGGGGTTCTGAATCGCGCCACCGTCGGCATTCAGAACTGCTTGGGTGATGTCATGGCTGTCGAACACCGCTCGAAGTTGTTGGGGTGAGTTGGCCCATTGGCCCCCCGCCATCCCAATGTGAAGCCCACCATAGCGGGTCTGGGTTAGGGCGGGTTTGAAATAGCCTTCATCCAACTCCGCCACACCGCCATGGGGAGTCCCGTAAATCCCTAGGGGCAGTTCTCCGTCAACGTGGGGAGTCGCCCCGCCACGGTTTGGTGTAGAGGCCCAAAAGTATCCGCCCTCTGGATTGCGAATCTGCACCCCAGCCAGCAGGCCATCCACGTTAGGAATGGCTACTGCCCAGGAGGGTTGGCCCATCAATCGACCATCCCCCATCACCCCAGGTAGGCCCACGCCTGCCCCGGCTACGGTCTGGCCACCAGGCCAGGTGAACAGCACCCCCGCCGTCACGAGAGCGTCAATCTCAGCATCGGTAACGTGGGGACGTTGGCGCAGGTTGAGCCGATGGGCGAGGGCTAGTTTGCCCGCCATGGCTCGATAGCCCTGGTCTCGCTCTGGTACAGGCCATGCCGGGATGCTGGGTGCTTTGGCCTTGGACGTGGAAGCAGGTCTATCGTGGCGGTGGTCGTCGCCCTCACCCCAGGCCCACATCCCGAAGCCGTTGGCGTCGTCTTTGAGGTAGCGCCATTGACCCCCAGGGTTGGCCTCAGTATCCCGACAAAAGACAAACCCCGTACTGAGGGATTCTCGGCAATCCCGTCGCGCCCCTTGGCAGATGGGGCAATCCCGCTTGAGTGACTTAAAGCTCATCGCGCCACCCCCTGACCGCTGGATGGGCAGTGGTTGCTGGACGATGATGCTTAAACGCGAGGTTGAGTGGTCGGGTTACGGGCGGCGAGGGGGGAGCCTCAATGGCCCTAAGTCCTGGTTTGGATCCAGGATGAATGCAAGTTTTCATCGTGCTAACGCTGGAGATGGAGGGGCAGCGTCCGTCCAGGTGTCTGTTTCAAGGCAGACTTCGGCCAACGATGGCTAAAGTCCCAAATCCTGGCTGAATCAGCCGTTCAGAAGTATTGGAGAGAACAGAACTGGATGGATTAGGCAAAAAATTGCATCACAATGTGGCCCAATCTCAGTCCAGGGTCTTGCACCAAGGATCTGAGTGAGATAACATCGGTATGCAATTGTTCAAAAAGAAATTCCCTGCACCACCTGGAAACAGGTGAGGCGATTCATAGGAGCTGAAACGATAGTGACTTTCTTGCCGGAGAGACTATCGTTTTTTGCCGTTAAGGGGAATTTCAGACTTGGCTTTCAATAGACATCACCTCCTGAATGGGGTCGATGGGAAAACTTTATCAGACCTGACCACTTTCTGGCATTGCTTCCGGGTAGATCTTGAGGATAGCGGTGCGCGGCATTAGGCGTTGGAAGCCTCGATGTCGGGTCGTTGCCAGGGTTCTAGACCTGCCTCGCGGAGCTGCTGTTCGTGATCCAGTTGCTTCTACCTTGATAGCAGAAATCGCGGACGTATAACCCTTACCCCACAAGGCTTTGATGCCCTTTAGCTCCAAAAAGCGTCCGGCGTTTCGCTGAGGTTTACCCACGTTTTCATCTGCTATCGAACCCGTAAAACCCTCTCCTAGTAACTGTTTTGCCGCCTTCGAGCGCAAAAACTCGAACGCGTTCCGGCGTATTAAACCCACTGCTTCAGCCGCCCCTGCTTGGCTCATGCGGTAGCTGCCATCGGGCATTTGGAACCCATCGACCGACAACGGGCCGATCTGCACCGTGGCTCGTTGGGCCTTGTCGTGGGTGGTCATTTTGTGGCCTTCTCTACTTTGTCCAGATAGGCCGCTAGGGCTTCCTCTGCTAGTTCGCTCATGGTGCGGTTCTGTTTGGCCGCTGCTACCTTGAGCCGCACCTTAATGTCCTCGGAAACATCGACCTGGAGTCGCATCGCATCGCCTTCGGGAAGTATCGACATTAATAGTACCTCAACTAAAAATAGTGTTCTAAGTCTCAATACAGTAATACTACTATTAAAAGTATGTTATTACTATTCTCAGTAGTGAACGAGCCGTGACCATTGCGAGAACTGCAAACCAGTATTGGCCTCCGTTCACGTGAACAGATTTTTTAGTTTCCTCAACGTTTCCAAGGTGTTCAGCCCCATGACCCACACTTCTTTATCTGCGTACTGCAAAGCCCGAAACCTGCCTAAGGCAAGCGTTCACAAGTTTTTGAAGGCCCAATGCTTCAACACCACCGAGGGCATGACCAGCGAAATGATCGCCGCTGCTGATGCCTACTTCCTGGATGACCCGCAGCCCAGCCCAACCGAGGACATTACCGGGGGCTTGTCGGTTGTTGTTGGAAACCACTGCACCGCTATTGAACCGCCCAGTTACCAAGGGCTAACGGTAGACCTAGGTCAGTTTCGGGATTCTGAATCTTTGGTGATTTCAGATCCCCTGGCCGTTGCCGAGCAGTTTTTGAGCGCGGCTGACCACCTGCAAAGCGCCCTGGCTGCCGACATTGCGGCCCGTGAGGCCCGGTTGCAACAGACCCGTCAGGCCCAACGGCAGATTGAAGCCAAGGCCCAACAGTTGGCCCTAGAGCAACGGTTGTATCGCCTGCAAACGGCCCAGTTAGACCAGGCGCAGACCGAAGAAACCCAAGCCCTCGCCGCTCACCTCGAAGCCCTGCAAGCGTTGGGAAAGCCCGCCGCCACAAGTCCCCAACCCTAGGGGTTTACGTGGCCCTCGTCCTGGTGGGGGCCGTGATTGCCGTTCTGTTGTTCTAAGGATGTGACCCATGGCCGACCTATCGCTGAATGCTATCCGTGCCCGGTATATCGCCATCCACCAAAGCTATGGGTGGGGTGGCTCAGAGGAATGCTTTGACGATGACGTAGCGCGGCTAGACGTGCGGATGTTGCTGGAGTTAGCAACGGTTTACCGTGACCTGGCCGATTGGAAACAACGTTACGTCCTGGGAACTCAGGCCGAACTGACCCCAACGCCTGAACTGGTGGACACTCTGGCGCATTAAGTTACCGAGTTCGGGAGTTAGCAATCGGACTAAATCGGCGTGTTTGGCCCCCTGTCGCAGACCGAAACCACGAACTCAAACCCAAAGCCTAGCTCGCCAGCACTGGGCGGGGTCTTCGATGAGACTTTTGTCCAGTCAGCAATGTGCTCATGGGAGATAGGTTGAGGGTTTCCCACCGCACCCCAACTGTCACATACCCCTTAGTGACCTCAACTCATCCTAGATAGCTCAGCCTTGACTTCAACAGACTCCATCCTCGACCGTCAGGCCCAGGACATCATGGATGCTGGCCCCAACCAGACCCCAACCTTGAGCGCAGCCCAAGCTTAGCCCGACCTGTCAGCGCCCTGTCAGGCCCAACCCGGTACTCCCTTGGCCTATGACCTGACCCTAGATGGCCCCCAGCCTGCACCTCACGTTTGGTGACTGAACCCTTGCGTGACCGAAGTGTACCGATGCGGGACTGAGTGGGTCAGCCCTGAGTCAGGTTGGGACAGTACGGTTCCGCCAACGTACCCTTCGATGCGCTTCTGAGATGAAACAATTTTCAAAGGCCCTTTTTAAGCCAAAACACGCCTCAAAGTGAGGCCAAGGTGAGGCCAAAGTGAGGCAGGTCAACCTCAGCGCTAGGCCCAAATAGGCCCAAAATCAGGCTATTTTCACCCGAAGGTTGGGGTGAAATCGGGATGTGGGTTTTGACTGGCAAGCAATGCGTTCCTGTGACACCCCGCTCAAAATGCCCCAGACTTGGCATCCAATTTCGATAGCATCGGTAAAGGATCGGTTAGGTACCGCCTAGGAACCCGTTAGGGACAATCCTGAACTCCTAGGGGCAGGCTAGGAACGTTCTCGAACCGCTAGGGGCCATCCTGGGACAGGCTGGGAA includes these proteins:
- a CDS encoding ribbon-helix-helix protein, CopG family; this translates as MSILPEGDAMRLQVDVSEDIKVRLKVAAAKQNRTMSELAEEALAAYLDKVEKATK